A window of Desulfovibrio sp. contains these coding sequences:
- a CDS encoding 6-phosphofructo-2-kinase/fructose-2,6-bisphosphatase yields the protein MQKLYVAMVGLPARGKSTLARRIRDGLMAEDIQARLFNNGDLRRSLMGAESTNPDFYNPNNAAGREAREMICRRNMDLARNWLAEGGEVAILDATNVSRARRRMIESTLTDYPVLFVECVNEDQLLLTACIRRKTTLPEYAAYSEEEALQSFMKRIGYYETIYEPLEDEKFWLCVDSTANRILAERPCEGSPFYPAIREIVVSAWVHCLYLVRHGQTEFNVRGRIGGDPPLTAKGRAQAEALAQHMRQKEIDWVFTSTRLRSHETAAPLLAERPAAHIMAFKEFNEIWAGDCEGMLYSEIREKMPQVTAGRNANKFSYAYPNGESYAMLGERVQRGLRRALFLAGDTPLVIVGHQAINRVLLSLFLRQRSEDVPYIYIPQNQYYHISLTPRRKVFERVAYQDDNR from the coding sequence ATGCAAAAACTTTATGTAGCCATGGTGGGGCTGCCCGCGCGTGGCAAGTCCACCCTTGCCAGACGCATCCGCGACGGGCTTATGGCCGAAGATATTCAGGCCAGGCTTTTCAATAATGGCGACCTGCGCCGCTCCCTTATGGGGGCGGAATCCACCAATCCCGATTTTTATAATCCCAACAATGCCGCAGGCCGCGAAGCCCGCGAAATGATCTGCCGCCGAAACATGGACTTGGCCCGCAACTGGCTGGCCGAGGGGGGCGAAGTGGCCATTCTGGACGCCACCAATGTGAGCCGCGCCCGCCGCCGCATGATTGAAAGCACGCTTACCGACTATCCGGTGCTGTTTGTCGAGTGCGTCAACGAAGACCAGCTTTTGCTCACGGCCTGCATCCGGCGCAAGACCACCCTGCCCGAATATGCGGCCTACAGCGAAGAAGAGGCCCTGCAAAGCTTTATGAAGCGCATCGGCTACTATGAGACGATCTATGAGCCTCTTGAGGACGAAAAGTTCTGGCTTTGCGTGGATTCCACCGCCAACAGGATTCTTGCCGAGCGCCCCTGCGAGGGCTCGCCCTTTTACCCGGCCATACGCGAAATTGTGGTCAGCGCCTGGGTGCACTGCCTCTACCTTGTGCGCCACGGACAAACGGAATTCAACGTGCGCGGCCGCATCGGCGGCGATCCGCCCCTGACGGCAAAAGGACGCGCCCAGGCCGAGGCCCTGGCGCAACATATGCGCCAGAAGGAAATTGACTGGGTTTTCACGTCCACACGGCTGCGCTCGCACGAAACGGCGGCGCCGCTGCTGGCCGAGCGCCCCGCTGCCCATATCATGGCCTTCAAGGAATTTAACGAGATATGGGCCGGTGACTGCGAAGGCATGCTGTACAGCGAAATACGTGAAAAAATGCCGCAGGTTACCGCCGGGCGCAATGCCAACAAATTCTCCTACGCCTATCCCAATGGCGAGAGTTACGCCATGCTGGGCGAGCGCGTGCAGCGCGGCCTGCGCCGTGCCCTTTTTCTGGCTGGCGACACACCTCTTGTGATCGTGGGCCATCAGGCCATCAACCGGGTGCTGCTGTCACTTTTTTTGCGCCAGCGCAGTGAGGACGTCCCCTATATCTATATCCCCCAGAACCAGTATTATCACATCAGCCTTACCCCGCGCCGCAAGGTTTTTGAACGGGTTGCCTATCAGGACGATAACAGGTAA
- a CDS encoding aspartate/glutamate racemase family protein, with protein sequence MKTIGLIGGMSWESTVSYYQIVNRIVKQRLGGLHSAKCLLYSVDFAEIEVCQAEGRWDDAAAILVEAARSLERGGADFLLICTNTMHKVAPEVAAGVRIPLLHLAEVTADALLRQGIVKAALLGTRYTMEEDFYCGVLRRRGIEVLIPEAQDRAMINDVIFQELCLGRIEDASRQKLLSVIDGLRERGAQGVVLGCTEIGLLLPPQDGDFPLLDTTVLHATAAAEMALAR encoded by the coding sequence ATGAAGACCATCGGCCTGATTGGCGGCATGAGTTGGGAAAGTACGGTTTCCTATTACCAGATAGTCAACCGCATTGTGAAACAGCGCCTCGGTGGCCTGCACTCGGCAAAGTGCCTGCTGTACAGCGTTGATTTTGCAGAAATTGAAGTCTGCCAGGCAGAGGGACGCTGGGACGATGCGGCAGCCATTCTGGTGGAGGCCGCCCGAAGCCTGGAGCGTGGCGGGGCCGATTTTCTGCTCATCTGCACCAACACCATGCACAAGGTGGCCCCGGAAGTGGCGGCGGGCGTGCGCATTCCCCTGCTGCACCTGGCGGAAGTCACGGCGGATGCGCTGCTGCGGCAAGGCATCGTCAAGGCGGCACTGCTGGGCACGCGCTACACCATGGAGGAAGATTTTTACTGTGGCGTACTGCGGCGGCGGGGCATAGAGGTGCTTATTCCCGAAGCTCAGGACAGGGCCATGATCAATGACGTTATTTTTCAGGAACTGTGCCTGGGCCGTATTGAAGACGCCTCTCGGCAAAAACTGCTGTCTGTCATTGACGGGCTGCGTGAACGGGGCGCGCAGGGAGTGGTGCTTGGCTGCACGGAGATAGGCTTGCTGCTGCCTCCGCAGGACGGGGATTTTCCCCTGCTGGACACGACCGTGCTGCACGCTACCGCTGCGGCGGAGATGGCACTGGCACGCTGA
- the tyrS gene encoding tyrosine--tRNA ligase, translating into MTDIDRQMAIIKRGVAELIDENELRKKIARGTPLRIKVGFDPTAPDLHLGHTVVMHKMRHFQELGHHVIFLIGDFTGRIGDPSGRSETRPPLTEEQVMSNAETYKKQVFKILDPEKTEVAFNSAWLGKMDAAGFIKLASSYTVARMMERDDFEKRFREQRPISIHEFLYPLCQGYDSVALKSDVEMGGTDQKFNLLVGRTLQAHYGIESQCILTMPLLEGTDGVRKMSKSYGNYIGIDEAPSEIFGKVMAVSDELMWRYYELLSAKSLEDIASLKQSVAKGDVHPKAAKEALAHEMVSRYHSPKDADEAQQCFNAVFAGGGVPDDMPEYQCQSGDDSTPPAFLEAAGLVKSRGEAKRLMKEGALAIDGQRCEDALSPLPAGEYVVKLGKKRFLKLIVS; encoded by the coding sequence ATGACCGATATCGACCGCCAGATGGCAATCATTAAGCGCGGCGTGGCCGAACTGATTGACGAAAACGAATTGCGCAAAAAAATCGCTCGCGGCACGCCCCTGCGTATCAAGGTGGGCTTTGACCCCACCGCGCCCGACCTGCACCTCGGCCACACGGTGGTCATGCACAAGATGCGTCATTTCCAGGAACTGGGCCATCATGTAATTTTTCTTATCGGCGACTTCACCGGTCGCATCGGCGATCCGTCGGGCCGCTCCGAAACCCGCCCGCCGCTCACTGAAGAGCAGGTGATGTCCAATGCCGAGACCTACAAAAAGCAGGTCTTCAAGATCCTTGATCCCGAAAAGACCGAAGTGGCCTTCAACTCGGCATGGCTTGGCAAAATGGACGCAGCCGGCTTCATCAAACTGGCCTCCAGCTACACCGTGGCCCGCATGATGGAGCGCGACGATTTTGAAAAGCGCTTTCGCGAGCAGCGCCCCATATCCATTCACGAATTTCTCTACCCGCTCTGCCAGGGCTACGACTCCGTGGCTCTCAAGAGCGACGTAGAAATGGGCGGCACAGACCAGAAGTTCAACCTGCTCGTGGGCCGCACCCTTCAGGCCCATTACGGCATTGAAAGCCAGTGCATCCTTACCATGCCCCTGCTGGAAGGCACGGACGGCGTGCGCAAGATGTCCAAATCCTACGGCAACTACATCGGCATCGACGAAGCGCCCTCCGAAATCTTCGGCAAGGTCATGGCCGTTTCCGACGAGCTCATGTGGCGCTACTACGAGCTGCTTTCAGCCAAGAGCCTCGAAGACATCGCCAGCCTGAAGCAAAGCGTGGCCAAGGGCGACGTACACCCCAAGGCCGCCAAGGAAGCCCTGGCCCACGAGATGGTCAGCCGCTACCACAGCCCCAAGGACGCAGACGAAGCCCAGCAGTGCTTTAATGCCGTTTTTGCCGGGGGCGGCGTGCCGGACGATATGCCCGAATACCAGTGCCAGAGCGGCGACGACAGCACCCCGCCCGCCTTTCTTGAGGCAGCGGGCCTGGTCAAAAGCCGTGGCGAAGCCAAAAGGCTCATGAAGGAAGGCGCACTTGCCATTGACGGCCAGCGCTGCGAAGACGCCCTGAGCCCCCTGCCTGCTGGCGAATACGTGGTCAAGCTCGGCAAAAAGCGCTTTTTGAAGCTTATTGTCAGCTAA